The following proteins are encoded in a genomic region of Arachis stenosperma cultivar V10309 chromosome 4, arast.V10309.gnm1.PFL2, whole genome shotgun sequence:
- the LOC130973027 gene encoding uncharacterized protein LOC130973027 isoform X2: MDLQPKTEPASPPIPASSANHGSLNEMSISELFSGLRTNCDKVEEVLLARDAKHKAEIDSLVVKYELEMLQRLHTEDQLKKKEQQYQNLERKWLDDNDAIAALRIRCSELEDENKKNLETIQKLKDENYRLEKEKINEDARVLNEMAVPDSPPFKRKKGIGHCIGESERMTPNSAAMKILRATRKNVVARGIQLKEGGETAALSSPSKSDSSASASQKVIPIPASRPIPPISTSDSLTARPPPSSSEMILAELEGIYDQSFDVIAWSEKHILPHSHISMDDDVSIKNHLQLLVRDGIRMAGICAALTRELEKTPLNATHNSLVASQAEVVSLKEAKRELEEERDALLSDLGKARAKAKQAEAALAMSDVLRKEAEESYTRVFGERLDLVDELTMARDKYVELEESVAEGVDEMFANLKAQFRVIAPEADLSLISLDNIVVDGKIVPAPEENEEVPLPDPKT; encoded by the exons ATGGACTTGCAACCTAAAACCGAACCTGCTTCACCTCCGATCCCCGCTTCTTCTGCCAACCATGGAAGCTTGAACGAGATGAGCATTTCGGAGCTCTTCTCGGGTTTACGCACCAACTGTGATAAAGTTGAAGAGGTTTTGTTGGCCAGAGATGCCAAACACAAAGCGGAGATTGATTCCCTCGTTGTGAAGTATGAATTGGAGATGCTACAGAGGCTTCACACCGAAGATCAACTGAAGAAGAAAGAGCAACAGTATCAGAATTTGGAGAGAAAATGGTTGGATGATAACGATGCAATTGCTGCACTTAGGATCAGATGCAGTGAATTGGAGgatgaaaataagaagaatttgGAGACCATTCAGAAACTGAAGGATGAGAACTACAGattggagaaagagaaaatcaATGAAGATGCAAGGGTTTTGAATGAAATGGCTGTTCCTGATTCTCCTCCTTTCAAAAGAAAGAAAGGTATTGGACACTGCATTGGTGAATCAG AAAGGATGACTCCTAACTCGGCTGCCATGAAGATACTTCGGGCCACTAGGAAAAATGTTGTGGCTCGGGGCATACAATTAAAAGAAGGTGGTGAAACTGCCGCCCTATCCTCACCCTCGAAATCGGACTCGAGCGCGTCAGCCTCTCAAAAGGTTATACCCATCCCAGCGTCCCGGCCAATTCCTCCTATTTCCACTTCGGACAGTTTGACGGCCCGTCCTCCACCTTCTTCCTCCGAAATGATTCTTGCCGAGTTGGAGGGTATATACGACCAGAGCTTTGACGTGATTGCTTGGAGTGAAAAGCACATTCTTCCACATAGCCACATTAGTATGGATGATGATGTGTCCATCAAAAACCATCTCCAGCTCTTGGTCCGAGATGGAATTCGGATGGCAGGCATATGTGCAGCCTTGACCAGGGAGTTGGAGAAGACTCCCCTTAATGCCACCCATAATTCATTGGTGGCTTCACAGGCCGAGGTGGTTTCTCTAAAGGAGGCAAAAAGGGAGCTTGAGGAGGAGAGGGATGCATTGCTATCCGACTTGGGTAAAGCTCGGGCCAAGGCGAAACAGGCGGAGGCGGCCTTGGCTATGTCGGACGTGTTGAGAAAGGAAGCAGAGGAGAGCTACACCCGCGTCTTTGGGGAGAGGCTCGACCTTGTGGATGAACTGACTATGGCTCGGGACAAATATGTAGAACTCGAGGAATCTGTGGCTGAGGGAGTGGATGAAATGTTTGCAAATTTAAAGGCCCAATTCCGTGTCATTGCTCCCGAGGCGGACCTTTCCCTAATCAGCCTGGACAACATTGTGGTAGACGGAAAGATCGTCCCTGCTCCCGAGGAAAATGAGGAGGTTCCCTTGCCCGACCCGAAAACTTAG
- the LOC130973911 gene encoding uncharacterized protein LOC130973911 gives MCCNGGKVSLPRINAPQELLEIFLDPSAEGNHFRKHIRGYNHVFSFTSCGVHIDEQLAITGRGIYTFRAQGSIYHSIGGFHPDQGTRPRFLQLYIYDTDHELQNRMLENTQLHETLVFKLQQLLHRYNPFLHVFRQLAQRSDVHECSLVIRERPANQPQYSLPTASQVAAIIVGDDVETMIRGRDIKVQTHAGSLRRIQEFFGYYDPLQYPLLFPFGTHGWDINTRSQSGGKVSCRTYNSYMLQIRPDDHSTVLQAGRLLQQYVVDNYVKIETGKLRWVRNRQKKLRAELYQGLQDALHTGETNAENVGRKRTILPSSFIGSRRDMTQRYEDGMAIVLKEGKPDIFLTMTCNPSWTEITSELNPVQTPQDRPDLTTRIF, from the exons ATGTGCTGTAATGGGGGAAAAGTCTCTCTTCCCCGAATAAATGCTCCTCAGGAATTGCTTGAAATCTTCTTGGACCCCTCTGCAGAAGGAAACCATTTTAGAAAACATATTCGTGGATACAATCATGTATTTTCCTTCACTTCGTGTGGTGTGCACATAGACGAACAACTGGCTATAACAGGTCGTGGTATATATACATTTCGTGCTCAAGGCTCAATATATCACAGTATAGGAGGATTTCATCCGGATCAGGGCACGCGGCCACGGTTTTTGCAACTGTACATATATGATACTGATCACGAGTTGCAGAATAGGATGCTGGAGAACACACAACTACAtgaaacattagttttcaagtTACAACAATTGCTACACCGGTATAATCCTTTTCTCCATGTGTTTCGCCAGCTTGCACAACGGTCAGATGTACATGAGTGTAGTTTGGTCATTAGAGAGCGACCTGCTAATCAGCCACAATATAGTCTTCCAACTGCGTCGCAGGTAGCAGCCATAATTGTTGGTGATGACGTTGAAACAATGATTCGTGGGCGAGATATTAAGGTGCAAACTCATGCTGGTAGCCTACGAAGGATTCAGGAATTCTTTGGCTATTACGATCCACTACAATATCCTCTTCTTTTTCCATTTGGAACTCATGGATGGGATATCAATACCCGAAGTCAAAGTGGCGGCAAAGTATCGTGCCGAACATATAATAGTTATATGCTCCAG ATCCGCCCCGATGATCATTCCACCGTATTGCAAGCAGGACGACTACTACAACAATATGTTGTTGATAACTATGTGAAAATTGAAACCGGAAAGTTAAGATGGGTTCGAAATAGACAGAAGAAATTACGGGCTGAATTATACCAAGGTTTACAAGATGCTTTGCACACAGGAGAAACTAATGCAG AAAAtgttggaagaaaaagaacaataTTACCATCGTCGTTCATTGGTAGCCGTCGCGACATGACCCAACGATATGAAGATGGAATGGCGATTGTTCTTAAAGAGGGAAAGCCAGATATTTTTCTCACAATGACATGCAATCCATCTTGGACTGAAATAACTTCAGAACTCAACCCAGTTCAAACTCCACAAGATCGTCCAGATCTAACAACAAGAATTTTTTGA
- the LOC130973027 gene encoding uncharacterized protein LOC130973027 isoform X1, whose translation MDLQPKTEPASPPIPASSANHGSLNEMSISELFSGLRTNCDKVEEVLLARDAKHKAEIDSLVVKYELEMLQRLHTEDQLKKKEQQYQNLERKWLDDNDAIAALRIRCSELEDENKKNLETIQKLKDENYRLEKEKINEDARVLNEMAVPDSPPFKRKKGIGHCIGESDELEESIIGLIHECWGRAPYLDTKNFLGDHNQLRSELERMTPNSAAMKILRATRKNVVARGIQLKEGGETAALSSPSKSDSSASASQKVIPIPASRPIPPISTSDSLTARPPPSSSEMILAELEGIYDQSFDVIAWSEKHILPHSHISMDDDVSIKNHLQLLVRDGIRMAGICAALTRELEKTPLNATHNSLVASQAEVVSLKEAKRELEEERDALLSDLGKARAKAKQAEAALAMSDVLRKEAEESYTRVFGERLDLVDELTMARDKYVELEESVAEGVDEMFANLKAQFRVIAPEADLSLISLDNIVVDGKIVPAPEENEEVPLPDPKT comes from the exons ATGGACTTGCAACCTAAAACCGAACCTGCTTCACCTCCGATCCCCGCTTCTTCTGCCAACCATGGAAGCTTGAACGAGATGAGCATTTCGGAGCTCTTCTCGGGTTTACGCACCAACTGTGATAAAGTTGAAGAGGTTTTGTTGGCCAGAGATGCCAAACACAAAGCGGAGATTGATTCCCTCGTTGTGAAGTATGAATTGGAGATGCTACAGAGGCTTCACACCGAAGATCAACTGAAGAAGAAAGAGCAACAGTATCAGAATTTGGAGAGAAAATGGTTGGATGATAACGATGCAATTGCTGCACTTAGGATCAGATGCAGTGAATTGGAGgatgaaaataagaagaatttgGAGACCATTCAGAAACTGAAGGATGAGAACTACAGattggagaaagagaaaatcaATGAAGATGCAAGGGTTTTGAATGAAATGGCTGTTCCTGATTCTCCTCCTTTCAAAAGAAAGAAAGGTATTGGACACTGCATTGGTGAATCAG ATGAGCTTGAGGAGAGCATAATTGGCTTGATCCATGAGTGTTGGGGCAGGGCTCCTTATTTGGACACGAAAAATTTTTTAGGAGATCACAATCAACTCCGGTCCGAGCTAG AAAGGATGACTCCTAACTCGGCTGCCATGAAGATACTTCGGGCCACTAGGAAAAATGTTGTGGCTCGGGGCATACAATTAAAAGAAGGTGGTGAAACTGCCGCCCTATCCTCACCCTCGAAATCGGACTCGAGCGCGTCAGCCTCTCAAAAGGTTATACCCATCCCAGCGTCCCGGCCAATTCCTCCTATTTCCACTTCGGACAGTTTGACGGCCCGTCCTCCACCTTCTTCCTCCGAAATGATTCTTGCCGAGTTGGAGGGTATATACGACCAGAGCTTTGACGTGATTGCTTGGAGTGAAAAGCACATTCTTCCACATAGCCACATTAGTATGGATGATGATGTGTCCATCAAAAACCATCTCCAGCTCTTGGTCCGAGATGGAATTCGGATGGCAGGCATATGTGCAGCCTTGACCAGGGAGTTGGAGAAGACTCCCCTTAATGCCACCCATAATTCATTGGTGGCTTCACAGGCCGAGGTGGTTTCTCTAAAGGAGGCAAAAAGGGAGCTTGAGGAGGAGAGGGATGCATTGCTATCCGACTTGGGTAAAGCTCGGGCCAAGGCGAAACAGGCGGAGGCGGCCTTGGCTATGTCGGACGTGTTGAGAAAGGAAGCAGAGGAGAGCTACACCCGCGTCTTTGGGGAGAGGCTCGACCTTGTGGATGAACTGACTATGGCTCGGGACAAATATGTAGAACTCGAGGAATCTGTGGCTGAGGGAGTGGATGAAATGTTTGCAAATTTAAAGGCCCAATTCCGTGTCATTGCTCCCGAGGCGGACCTTTCCCTAATCAGCCTGGACAACATTGTGGTAGACGGAAAGATCGTCCCTGCTCCCGAGGAAAATGAGGAGGTTCCCTTGCCCGACCCGAAAACTTAG
- the LOC130972895 gene encoding uncharacterized protein LOC130972895, with the protein MGNKMGKQEKDDVIFLKIVPPVDQVYAKWLARDVERIHRFVPKHTRAVKPPDHYVEYMKLNGLLDVDLDDPALAHLFK; encoded by the coding sequence ATGGGAAACAAAATGGGGAAGCAAGAGAAGGATGATGTAATATTTTTGAAGATCGTACCTCCTGTGGACCAGGTATATGCCAAGTGGCTTGCTAGAGATGTTGAGAGAATTCATCGCTTTGTTCCAAAACATACTCGTGCAGTAAAGCCACCGGATCATTATGTGGAGTACATGAAGTTGAATGGATTGTTGGATGTGGATCTGGATGATCCTGCTCTTGCGCATTTGTTCAAGTAG